From the Streptomyces syringium genome, one window contains:
- a CDS encoding DsbA family protein, which yields MSETDTDRTAPAARPVLDVWCELQCPDCRLALDDLQALRARYGDRLEIRLRHFPLEKHKHAYAAAQAAEEAAEQGQAWPYVEAVLARAEELGERGEKLLVEVARELGLDAEEVDTALIDGRHLLIVDADQAEGKAIGVTGTPTYVIDGQRLDGGKSQEGLRERIEETVDRLLG from the coding sequence ATGAGCGAGACCGACACCGACCGCACCGCCCCTGCCGCCCGACCCGTCCTGGACGTCTGGTGCGAGCTGCAGTGCCCCGACTGCCGCCTGGCCCTGGACGATCTGCAGGCCCTGCGGGCCCGCTACGGGGACCGGCTGGAGATCCGGCTGCGGCACTTCCCGCTGGAGAAGCACAAGCACGCGTACGCCGCCGCGCAGGCCGCCGAGGAGGCGGCCGAGCAGGGGCAGGCCTGGCCGTACGTCGAGGCCGTGCTGGCGCGGGCCGAGGAGCTGGGCGAGCGGGGCGAGAAGCTGCTCGTGGAGGTGGCGCGGGAGCTGGGCCTGGACGCCGAGGAGGTGGACACCGCGCTCATCGACGGGCGGCACCTGCTGATCGTCGACGCGGACCAGGCCGAGGGCAAGGCGATCGGGGTGACGGGCACGCCGACGTACGTCATCGACGGTCAGCGGCTCGACGGCGGCAAGAGCCAGGAGGGGCTGCGGGAGCGGATCGAGGAGACCGTGGACCGGCTGCTGGGTTAG
- a CDS encoding GNAT family N-acetyltransferase, which yields MTTTLRPTAPEQRTDDGGRSRRYEICVNSRPVGRVDLATDRRFGPRAGRIVHLDVDERDRHRGRATVAALAAEEVLRGWGCERVEVSVDAGAEVALGLAGALGYVERNRNMTKPLTEAPRLPEGTEGRSMTEAEFTVWQERAKAAYAQDWITRGVPADQAHAKAEADHAGALPAGLATPGTLISVLTHHGTTVGTLWIALREGGTDEPGAYVYDVETAEEHRGRGHGRSLMLLAETQSLAAGVRILGLNVFANNTPALRLYESLGYRPTVFHLYKALL from the coding sequence GTGACCACCACCCTGCGGCCCACCGCACCCGAGCAGCGCACCGACGACGGCGGCCGCTCCCGCCGTTACGAGATCTGCGTCAACAGCCGGCCGGTCGGCCGCGTCGACCTGGCCACGGACCGTCGCTTCGGCCCCCGCGCCGGCCGGATCGTCCACCTCGACGTGGACGAACGCGACCGGCACCGCGGCCGCGCCACCGTCGCCGCCCTCGCCGCCGAGGAAGTGCTGCGCGGCTGGGGCTGCGAGCGCGTCGAGGTGTCCGTGGACGCGGGCGCCGAGGTGGCCCTGGGCCTCGCCGGTGCCCTCGGCTACGTCGAGCGCAACCGCAACATGACCAAGCCCCTGACCGAGGCTCCCCGGCTGCCCGAGGGCACCGAAGGGCGGTCGATGACCGAGGCCGAGTTCACCGTCTGGCAGGAGCGCGCCAAGGCCGCGTACGCCCAGGACTGGATCACCCGCGGCGTCCCCGCCGACCAGGCGCACGCCAAGGCCGAGGCCGACCACGCCGGCGCGCTGCCCGCGGGCCTCGCCACCCCCGGCACGCTGATCAGCGTCCTCACCCACCACGGCACGACCGTCGGCACCCTCTGGATCGCCCTCCGGGAGGGCGGCACCGACGAGCCGGGCGCGTACGTCTACGACGTCGAGACCGCCGAGGAGCACCGGGGCCGGGGACACGGACGGTCACTGATGCTGCTGGCCGAGACCCAGTCCCTGGCCGCCGGTGTCCGCATCCTCGGCCTCAACGTCTTCGCGAACAACACCCCGGCGCTGCGCCTGTACGAGTCGCTGGGCTACCGGCCGACCGTCTTCCACCTGTACAAGGCGCTGCTCTAA
- a CDS encoding aminotransferase class IV — MTIWLDGALRDADSAHVSVFDHGLTVGDGVFETIKAVHGRPFALTRHLTRLATSARGLGLPEPDPEEVRRACAEVLGANPMPLGRLRITYTGGLSPLGSDRGTTAPTLVVALGATTRRPDTTGAVTVPWTRNERGALAGLKSTSYAENVVALARAREHGASEALFANTVGALCEGTGSNVFVVLDGQLHTPPVTSGCLPGITRALVVEWTGAKETDLPLDVLDRAEEVFLTSTLRDVQAVHRVDGRELPDAPGPVTAKAMRIFDEHASADLDP, encoded by the coding sequence GTGACGATCTGGCTCGACGGAGCGCTGCGCGACGCCGACAGCGCCCACGTCTCGGTATTCGACCACGGGCTCACGGTCGGCGACGGCGTCTTCGAGACGATCAAGGCCGTTCACGGCCGGCCCTTCGCCCTCACCCGGCACCTCACCCGGCTCGCCACCTCCGCCCGCGGCCTCGGCCTGCCCGAGCCGGACCCGGAGGAGGTCCGCCGGGCCTGCGCGGAGGTCCTCGGCGCCAACCCCATGCCGCTCGGCCGGCTGCGCATCACCTACACCGGCGGCCTCTCCCCGCTCGGCTCGGACCGCGGCACCACCGCGCCCACGCTCGTCGTCGCCCTCGGCGCGACCACCCGGCGCCCCGACACCACGGGCGCCGTCACCGTGCCCTGGACCCGCAACGAACGCGGCGCCCTCGCCGGACTCAAGTCCACCTCCTACGCCGAGAACGTCGTCGCCCTCGCCCGGGCCCGCGAACACGGCGCCTCCGAGGCGCTGTTCGCCAACACCGTCGGGGCGCTCTGCGAGGGCACCGGCTCCAACGTCTTCGTCGTCCTCGACGGACAGCTGCACACCCCGCCCGTCACCTCCGGCTGCCTGCCCGGCATCACCCGCGCCCTCGTCGTCGAGTGGACCGGGGCCAAGGAGACCGACCTCCCGCTCGACGTCCTGGACCGCGCCGAGGAGGTCTTCCTGACCTCCACCCTCCGCGACGTCCAGGCCGTGCACCGGGTCGACGGCCGTGAACTGCCGGACGCCCCGGGCCCGGTGACCGCGAAGGCCATGCGGATCTTCGACGAGCACGCGAGCGCGGACCTCGATCCGTAA
- a CDS encoding chorismate-binding protein, with amino-acid sequence MHDLPPLARFGGLLATDLRDVTSDPAALDSTGWWAVVADFEGRLTCARFGDVRPAPAPAVVPGRWHGPAPHTWTSSLDRAAYTAGVRRIREHIAAGEVYQANLCRVMSAPLPEPAAADVDALTALLAHGNPAPYAGTVRLPAHGVEVATASPELYLRRTGRTVTSGPIKGTGRTAEDLLEKDHAENVMIVDLVRNDLGRVCATGSVTVPELCAIEAHPGLVHLVSTVRGELPADPGGARGRAGWAGWAELLAATFPPGSVTGAPKASALRIIEALETAPRGPYCGGIGWVDAARGTGELAVGIRTFWIDRQATGGPALRFGTGAGITWGSDPEREWAETELKAARLLAIASGTHQPLGGTPR; translated from the coding sequence GTGCACGACCTCCCTCCCCTGGCCCGCTTCGGCGGCCTCCTCGCCACCGACCTGCGCGACGTCACCAGCGATCCGGCCGCCCTGGACTCCACGGGCTGGTGGGCGGTGGTCGCGGACTTCGAGGGACGCCTGACCTGCGCCCGCTTCGGCGACGTACGGCCCGCCCCCGCCCCCGCGGTGGTCCCCGGCCGCTGGCACGGCCCCGCCCCCCACACCTGGACCAGCTCCCTGGACCGCGCCGCCTACACCGCGGGCGTACGGCGCATCCGCGAGCACATCGCGGCCGGCGAGGTCTACCAGGCCAACCTCTGCCGCGTCATGAGCGCACCGCTGCCCGAACCGGCGGCGGCCGACGTCGACGCCCTGACCGCGCTGCTCGCCCACGGCAATCCCGCCCCCTACGCGGGAACGGTCCGCCTGCCCGCCCACGGCGTGGAGGTCGCCACGGCCTCGCCCGAGCTGTACCTGCGCCGCACCGGCCGCACCGTGACGTCCGGGCCGATCAAGGGAACCGGCCGCACCGCCGAGGACCTGCTGGAGAAGGACCACGCAGAGAACGTCATGATCGTGGACCTGGTCCGCAACGACCTCGGACGGGTCTGCGCCACCGGCTCGGTGACCGTCCCCGAACTCTGCGCGATCGAAGCCCACCCCGGGCTCGTCCACCTCGTCTCCACCGTGCGCGGGGAACTGCCCGCGGACCCCGGCGGCGCGCGCGGCCGGGCCGGCTGGGCCGGCTGGGCGGAGCTGCTCGCCGCCACCTTCCCGCCCGGGTCCGTCACCGGCGCCCCCAAGGCCAGCGCCCTGCGCATCATCGAGGCTCTGGAGACCGCGCCCCGCGGCCCGTACTGCGGCGGCATCGGCTGGGTCGACGCCGCCCGCGGCACCGGCGAGCTCGCCGTCGGCATCCGCACCTTCTGGATCGACCGGCAGGCCACCGGCGGCCCGGCCCTGCGCTTCGGCACCGGCGCCGGCATCACCTGGGGCTCCGACCCCGAGCGCGAGTGGGCCGAGACGGAGCTCAAGGCCGCCCGGTTGCTCGCGATAGCGTCGGGAACCCATCAGCCGCTCGGAGGGACACCACGGTGA
- the cobA gene encoding uroporphyrinogen-III C-methyltransferase produces MAEHTEAAAYPVGLRLAGRRVVVLGAGQVAQRRLPALIAAGADVLLISPSATPSVEAMAEAGELRWERRRYRDGDFEGAWYALISTDDPAANAAASAEAEARRVWAVRSDDAAAASAWTPATGRSEGVTVAVLTGADPRRSAAVRDAVVEGLRDGSLAAPHYRSRAARPAVALVGGGPGDPDLITVRGRRLLAEADVVIADRLGPRDLLDELPPHVEVIDAAKIPYGRFMAQEAINNALIEHAKAGKSVVRLKGGDPYVFGRGMEEVQALAEHGITCTVVPGISSSISVPAAAGIPVTHRGVAHEFTVVSGHVRPDDPRSLVDWEALARLRGTLVLLMAVENIAAIAETLIGHGRSPETPVAVVQEGTTAAQRRVDATLATAGERVKAEGIRPPAVIVIGDVVAAGLSADR; encoded by the coding sequence ATGGCCGAGCACACCGAAGCCGCCGCTTACCCCGTCGGACTGCGCCTCGCCGGGCGTCGCGTCGTCGTCCTCGGCGCCGGACAGGTCGCCCAGCGCCGACTGCCCGCGCTGATCGCGGCGGGCGCCGACGTCCTGCTGATCTCCCCGTCCGCCACCCCGTCCGTCGAGGCGATGGCGGAGGCCGGGGAACTGCGCTGGGAGCGCCGCCGCTACCGCGACGGCGACTTCGAGGGCGCCTGGTACGCCCTGATCTCCACCGACGACCCCGCCGCCAACGCGGCCGCCTCCGCCGAGGCCGAGGCCCGCCGGGTGTGGGCCGTGCGCAGCGACGACGCCGCGGCGGCCTCCGCCTGGACCCCCGCCACCGGCCGCAGCGAGGGCGTGACGGTCGCCGTGCTGACCGGAGCGGACCCGCGCCGCTCGGCGGCCGTGCGCGACGCCGTCGTCGAGGGCCTGCGCGACGGCTCGCTCGCCGCGCCGCACTACCGCAGCCGCGCCGCCCGGCCCGCCGTCGCCCTCGTCGGCGGCGGCCCCGGCGACCCCGACCTCATCACCGTGCGCGGCCGCCGGCTGCTCGCCGAGGCCGACGTGGTCATCGCCGACCGGCTCGGCCCCCGCGACCTGCTCGACGAACTCCCGCCGCACGTCGAGGTGATCGACGCGGCGAAGATCCCGTACGGCCGCTTCATGGCCCAGGAGGCCATCAACAACGCCCTCATCGAGCACGCCAAGGCCGGCAAGTCCGTCGTTCGCCTCAAGGGCGGCGACCCGTACGTCTTCGGCCGCGGCATGGAAGAGGTCCAGGCGCTCGCCGAGCACGGCATCACCTGCACCGTCGTGCCCGGCATCTCCAGCTCGATCAGCGTCCCCGCCGCGGCCGGGATCCCCGTCACCCACCGTGGCGTGGCCCACGAGTTCACGGTCGTCAGCGGGCACGTCAGGCCCGACGACCCGCGGTCGCTGGTCGACTGGGAGGCACTCGCCCGGCTGCGCGGCACCCTCGTCCTGCTGATGGCGGTGGAGAACATCGCAGCGATCGCCGAGACCCTCATCGGGCACGGACGGTCCCCCGAGACCCCCGTCGCCGTGGTGCAGGAAGGCACGACCGCCGCCCAGCGCCGCGTCGACGCGACGCTCGCCACGGCGGGGGAGCGGGTCAAGGCCGAGGGGATACGTCCCCCCGCCGTCATCGTCATCGGCGACGTGGTGGCGGCCGGCCTGTCCGCCGACCGGTAG
- a CDS encoding TrmH family RNA methyltransferase has product MAELITIDDPDDPRLHDYTGLTDVELRRRREPAEGLFIAEGEKVIRRARDAGYEMRSMLLSAKWVDVMRDVIEESTAPVYAVTPALAEQVTGYHVHRGALASLERKQLPPAGELLRGARRVAVLESLVDHTNIGAIFRSAAALGMDAVLLSPDCADPLYRRSVKVSMGAVFSVPYARLDSWPRDLETVREAGFRLLALTPDEKATPLDTVAPHRMDRVALMLGAEGDGLSARALRAADEWVRIPMAHGVDSLNVGAAAAVSFYAVATGRPQD; this is encoded by the coding sequence GTGGCTGAACTCATCACCATCGACGACCCCGACGACCCGCGCCTGCACGACTACACCGGCCTGACCGACGTCGAGCTGCGCCGCCGCCGCGAACCGGCCGAGGGGCTCTTCATCGCCGAGGGCGAGAAGGTGATCCGCCGGGCCCGCGACGCGGGGTACGAGATGCGCTCGATGCTGCTGTCCGCCAAGTGGGTCGACGTCATGCGTGACGTCATCGAGGAGTCCACCGCCCCCGTCTACGCCGTGACCCCGGCCCTCGCCGAGCAGGTGACGGGCTATCACGTCCACCGGGGGGCGCTGGCCTCCCTGGAGCGCAAGCAGCTGCCCCCGGCCGGGGAGCTGCTGCGCGGCGCGCGCCGCGTCGCCGTCCTGGAGTCGCTCGTCGACCACACGAACATCGGCGCGATCTTCCGTAGTGCCGCGGCCCTGGGCATGGACGCGGTGCTGCTCTCCCCGGACTGCGCCGACCCCCTCTACCGGCGGTCCGTGAAGGTCTCCATGGGCGCCGTCTTCTCCGTGCCCTACGCGCGTCTGGACAGCTGGCCCCGCGATCTGGAGACCGTCCGCGAGGCGGGCTTCCGGCTCCTGGCCCTCACCCCGGACGAGAAGGCCACCCCCCTCGACACGGTCGCCCCGCACCGCATGGACCGGGTCGCGCTGATGCTCGGCGCGGAGGGCGACGGCCTCTCCGCCCGCGCGCTGCGGGCCGCCGACGAATGGGTCCGCATCCCCATGGCCCACGGTGTCGACTCGCTCAACGTCGGCGCCGCGGCGGCCGTGTCCTTCTACGCCGTGGCCACCGGCCGACCGCAGGACTGA
- a CDS encoding serine/threonine-protein kinase, whose product MTMMRLRREDPRVVGSFRLHRRLGAGGMGVVYLGSDRRGQRVALKVIRPDLAEDQEFRSRFAREVSAARRIRGGCTARLVAADLEADRPWFATQYVPGPSLHDKVNEEGPLSAAQAASIGAALAEGLLAVHDAGVVHRDLKPSNILLSPKGPRIIDFGIAWATGASTLTHVGTAVGSPGFLAPEQVRGAAVTPATDVFALGATLAYASTADSPFGQGSSEVMLYRVVHEEPQLMGVPDALAPLVHACLAKDPEDRPSTLQLSLRLKEIAAREAQGLSDGRPPAPRREPERPSGQRAAEYAEQRTLRRPGSTPPPRPQAPSRPAEASRPQAPRPGAARPGGVRRTGGAARTPRSGSRPGGSRTGPGARRPADPRLLRQRLIVFVVVTLLVALGIAAAQGCQGPAKSQGVVPPVPAVTEVSGPSTG is encoded by the coding sequence ATGACGATGATGCGGCTCCGGCGCGAGGACCCGCGTGTCGTCGGCTCGTTCCGGCTCCACCGGCGGCTGGGCGCGGGCGGCATGGGTGTGGTGTACCTCGGCTCCGACCGGCGCGGGCAGCGGGTGGCCCTGAAGGTGATCCGGCCGGATCTGGCCGAGGACCAGGAGTTCCGTTCGCGGTTCGCGCGGGAGGTGTCGGCCGCGCGGCGGATCCGCGGCGGCTGCACGGCGCGGCTGGTCGCCGCGGACCTCGAGGCGGACCGTCCGTGGTTCGCCACGCAGTACGTACCGGGCCCCTCCCTGCACGACAAGGTCAACGAGGAGGGGCCGCTGTCGGCGGCTCAGGCCGCTTCCATCGGAGCGGCGTTGGCCGAGGGGCTGCTCGCGGTGCACGACGCGGGGGTGGTGCACCGCGATCTGAAGCCGTCGAACATCCTGCTCTCCCCCAAGGGCCCCCGGATCATCGACTTCGGCATCGCCTGGGCGACCGGGGCGAGCACGCTGACGCACGTCGGCACGGCGGTCGGCTCGCCCGGCTTCCTCGCGCCCGAGCAGGTGCGGGGCGCGGCGGTGACGCCCGCGACGGACGTCTTCGCCCTCGGCGCGACCCTGGCCTACGCCTCGACCGCGGACTCCCCCTTCGGCCAGGGCAGTTCGGAGGTCATGCTCTACCGCGTCGTGCACGAGGAACCGCAGCTCATGGGCGTGCCGGACGCGCTGGCGCCGTTGGTGCACGCCTGTCTGGCCAAGGACCCCGAGGACCGGCCGAGCACGCTTCAGCTGTCGCTGCGGCTCAAGGAGATCGCGGCGCGCGAGGCGCAGGGGCTGTCGGACGGTCGTCCGCCGGCGCCGCGCCGTGAGCCGGAGCGGCCGTCCGGGCAGCGCGCCGCGGAGTACGCGGAGCAGCGCACCCTGCGGCGTCCCGGCAGCACCCCGCCGCCGCGGCCGCAGGCGCCGTCCCGGCCCGCCGAGGCGAGCCGTCCGCAGGCGCCTCGGCCGGGCGCGGCCCGCCCGGGCGGTGTCCGGCGGACGGGCGGCGCGGCGCGGACTCCTCGCAGCGGTTCGCGACCGGGTGGCAGCCGTACGGGGCCGGGTGCCCGGCGGCCGGCCGACCCCCGGTTGCTCCGGCAGCGGCTGATCGTCTTCGTCGTGGTGACGTTGCTGGTCGCGCTGGGGATCGCGGCGGCCCAGGGCTGCCAGGGCCCGGCGAAGAGCCAGGGTGTCGTGCCCCCCGTCCCGGCGGTGACGGAGGTTTCCGGGCCGTCCACCGGCTGA
- the cobT gene encoding nicotinate-nucleotide--dimethylbenzimidazole phosphoribosyltransferase, with protein MTDTGQFPGEGQPENAGALTGQPHPAEAAAPADTGNPSYTFLDAADGTEEDDLLLMPGAQGAWMEQPAVQGGTHESGGRDTGSVDYGDVRVPPPATPSRRPLHMGPPVPDPTGGVVRSLADRGPAAPQPVQPAPVPVQQPGPEYLDVPRAEAAAGQPQPGPWDAQPQHQTQPQPQQPAPAPAAPAAPSVSAVPTVPSVPSAPVAPQAAFVPQQATGGPSEQPPSAPAPSAPVSVPGQSIVADEPSPAAAQPVAPAPAVEAAAPVAPAVPAEAVAPAETVAPVEPVGGEGAAPVGPQDAAVAPVAPVAAAPADEQQEPVPPAAPDVVPPATDAVQPAAAPATPDAPPVAADPQPVTAVADPAQPASVPAPDAVSVPAQAAAPGADVVSPPAEAPDAAVAAQPVAEAAAAAEAEPTAPVVPATAAEASAPVAGAPVPEAQTTAPVAADGAVAVAAEPQAPAVTPAPPVTAEAAPEAAPAQPEQSAPAEAPVAAPPVDAAVVDAAPQEPAPAAEPVVAEAAPQEQPAAPAAAPQPAAPVAPVADATPATPEETTDVHQRAAESEPSAQPVQAVTDATPQGPVVTPPAETAPAAPVQQDTAPVAPAPAEPVQQAAPAAAVPPVTAETAPETAPEAAPAQPEPQAPADAPVPDAAEAAAPAEPPHAAPEGAPAAAPATTGQQDSAAVHLPTAPETVPAPAAPAEAPEAPDAVHLELVRTEAAPQEQAAAPAEESTPAGESTPAGESTEDTVPAEEAPPAEEPPAEPAGPAAVGYGDAERAAVHRVMRERRDIRKGFRTDPIPHEVLLRVLEAAHTAPSVGHSQPWDFVVIRSAETRQTMHELAARQRDAYAKSLPKGRAKQFKELKIEAILDTPVNIVVTADPTRGGRHTLGRHTQPQMAPYSSALAVENLWLAARAEGLGVGWVSFFDEREMVRELGLPEHLEVVAYLCVGYVDEFPDEPELMQAGWSKRRPLSWVVHEEEYGRRALPGEDPHDLLADTLRGIRPLDAKALGEAWERQKRMTKPSGALGMLEIISAQLCGLSRKCPPPIPEPAAVAIFAGDHGVHAQGVTAWPQEVTSQMVANFLGGGAVCNAFANQVGAEVCVVDVGVAGELPSTPGLLPRKIRPGTNDFTTGPAMSREEALRAVEVGIETARDLVAAGNKALLTGEMGIANTTVSAALISIYTEADPGEITGRGTGINDEMHARKIDVVRRALELHQPDPKDPIGVLAAVGGLEHAALVGLILGGASLRTPVILDGVSAGAAALVARAIAPEALAACIAGHRSAEPGHVAALTKLGLRPLVDLDLRLGEGTGALLALPVVQSAARAMHEVATFDSAGVAEKS; from the coding sequence ATGACCGACACCGGCCAGTTCCCGGGCGAGGGACAGCCGGAGAACGCAGGCGCACTGACCGGCCAGCCGCACCCCGCGGAGGCCGCAGCCCCTGCCGACACCGGTAACCCCTCCTACACCTTCCTCGACGCCGCCGACGGCACCGAGGAGGACGACCTGCTGCTGATGCCGGGCGCCCAGGGCGCCTGGATGGAGCAGCCGGCGGTCCAGGGCGGTACGCACGAGTCCGGCGGCCGGGACACCGGCTCCGTCGACTACGGCGACGTCCGCGTCCCGCCGCCCGCGACGCCCTCGCGGCGCCCGCTGCACATGGGTCCGCCCGTGCCGGACCCCACCGGCGGCGTCGTGCGCTCCCTCGCCGACCGCGGCCCGGCGGCACCCCAGCCGGTCCAGCCCGCGCCCGTCCCGGTCCAGCAGCCGGGCCCCGAGTACCTCGACGTTCCGCGTGCGGAGGCGGCCGCCGGGCAGCCGCAGCCGGGCCCTTGGGACGCTCAGCCCCAGCATCAAACCCAGCCGCAGCCCCAGCAGCCCGCGCCCGCCCCGGCGGCCCCGGCTGCCCCGTCGGTGTCCGCGGTTCCCACCGTTCCTTCCGTGCCGTCGGCACCGGTTGCCCCGCAGGCCGCCTTCGTTCCGCAGCAGGCCACGGGCGGGCCCTCCGAGCAGCCCCCGAGCGCGCCGGCCCCGAGCGCGCCGGTGTCGGTGCCCGGTCAGTCGATAGTCGCCGATGAGCCGTCACCGGCCGCCGCGCAGCCCGTAGCCCCGGCCCCGGCCGTCGAGGCCGCCGCGCCGGTCGCGCCTGCCGTGCCCGCCGAGGCTGTGGCACCCGCCGAGACTGTGGCGCCCGTCGAGCCCGTTGGCGGCGAGGGAGCCGCCCCCGTGGGCCCGCAGGACGCTGCCGTGGCCCCTGTGGCACCCGTGGCCGCCGCGCCCGCCGACGAGCAGCAGGAGCCGGTGCCGCCGGCCGCGCCCGACGTGGTGCCGCCGGCCACCGATGCCGTCCAGCCCGCGGCCGCGCCGGCCACCCCCGACGCCCCGCCCGTCGCCGCCGATCCGCAGCCGGTCACGGCCGTCGCGGACCCCGCGCAGCCCGCCTCGGTGCCGGCGCCTGACGCTGTCTCCGTACCGGCGCAGGCCGCCGCCCCCGGAGCTGACGTCGTCTCACCCCCCGCCGAGGCCCCTGACGCCGCAGTCGCCGCACAGCCGGTGGCCGAGGCGGCAGCCGCCGCGGAAGCGGAGCCGACTGCGCCGGTCGTTCCGGCGACGGCAGCCGAAGCATCCGCACCCGTCGCGGGCGCCCCGGTCCCCGAGGCGCAGACCACCGCGCCGGTCGCCGCCGATGGCGCAGTCGCCGTCGCAGCCGAGCCGCAGGCCCCGGCCGTGACGCCCGCCCCGCCCGTCACCGCCGAAGCCGCGCCCGAGGCCGCCCCCGCGCAGCCCGAGCAGAGCGCCCCGGCCGAGGCACCCGTCGCTGCCCCTCCCGTTGACGCCGCTGTCGTCGACGCCGCTCCCCAGGAGCCCGCCCCGGCCGCCGAGCCGGTCGTCGCCGAGGCCGCCCCGCAGGAGCAGCCGGCCGCCCCGGCCGCCGCCCCGCAGCCGGCCGCCCCCGTGGCGCCGGTCGCCGACGCCACGCCGGCCACGCCGGAGGAGACGACGGACGTCCACCAGCGGGCCGCCGAGAGCGAGCCGTCGGCGCAGCCGGTCCAGGCCGTCACCGACGCCACGCCCCAGGGCCCGGTCGTGACGCCCCCCGCCGAGACCGCCCCGGCCGCGCCCGTTCAGCAGGACACGGCCCCCGTCGCCCCGGCACCCGCCGAGCCCGTACAGCAGGCCGCCCCGGCGGCGGCCGTCCCGCCGGTCACCGCCGAGACCGCGCCCGAGACCGCGCCCGAGGCCGCCCCCGCGCAGCCCGAGCCGCAGGCCCCGGCCGACGCTCCCGTCCCTGACGCCGCCGAGGCCGCCGCCCCGGCCGAGCCTCCGCACGCCGCTCCCGAAGGCGCCCCCGCGGCAGCGCCCGCCACCACCGGACAGCAGGACTCGGCCGCCGTGCACCTCCCGACCGCCCCGGAGACCGTCCCGGCCCCGGCCGCCCCCGCAGAGGCCCCCGAGGCCCCCGACGCCGTGCACCTCGAACTCGTACGGACGGAGGCCGCCCCGCAGGAGCAGGCCGCCGCCCCCGCCGAGGAGAGCACCCCCGCCGGGGAAAGCACCCCGGCCGGGGAGAGCACCGAGGACACCGTCCCCGCCGAGGAGGCCCCGCCCGCCGAGGAGCCCCCCGCCGAGCCGGCCGGGCCCGCCGCCGTCGGGTACGGCGACGCCGAGCGCGCCGCCGTGCACCGCGTGATGCGGGAGCGCCGCGACATCCGCAAGGGCTTCCGTACCGACCCCATCCCGCACGAGGTGCTGCTGCGCGTCCTGGAGGCCGCGCACACCGCGCCCAGCGTCGGGCACTCGCAGCCCTGGGACTTCGTCGTCATCCGCTCCGCCGAGACCCGGCAGACGATGCACGAGCTGGCGGCCCGGCAGCGCGACGCGTACGCGAAGTCGCTCCCGAAGGGGCGCGCCAAGCAGTTCAAGGAACTGAAGATCGAGGCCATCCTCGACACGCCCGTCAACATCGTCGTCACCGCCGACCCCACCCGCGGCGGCCGGCACACCCTCGGCCGGCACACCCAGCCGCAGATGGCCCCGTACTCCTCCGCGCTGGCCGTCGAGAACCTCTGGCTCGCCGCCCGCGCCGAAGGCCTCGGCGTCGGCTGGGTCAGCTTCTTCGACGAGCGCGAGATGGTGCGCGAACTCGGCCTGCCCGAGCACCTGGAGGTCGTCGCCTACCTCTGCGTCGGCTACGTCGACGAGTTCCCCGACGAGCCCGAGCTGATGCAGGCCGGCTGGTCCAAGCGACGGCCGCTGTCGTGGGTCGTGCACGAGGAGGAGTACGGGCGCCGCGCGCTGCCCGGCGAGGACCCGCACGACCTGCTCGCCGACACCCTGCGCGGCATCCGCCCGCTGGACGCCAAGGCGCTCGGCGAGGCGTGGGAGCGGCAGAAGCGCATGACCAAGCCCTCCGGCGCGCTCGGCATGCTGGAGATCATCTCCGCGCAGCTGTGCGGGCTGTCCCGCAAGTGCCCCCCGCCCATCCCGGAGCCCGCGGCCGTCGCGATCTTCGCGGGTGACCACGGGGTGCACGCCCAGGGCGTCACCGCGTGGCCGCAGGAGGTCACCTCGCAGATGGTCGCCAACTTCCTGGGCGGCGGCGCCGTGTGCAACGCCTTCGCCAACCAGGTCGGCGCCGAGGTCTGCGTCGTCGACGTCGGTGTCGCGGGCGAACTGCCCAGCACCCCCGGTCTGCTGCCCCGTAAGATCCGCCCCGGCACCAACGACTTCACCACCGGCCCCGCGATGTCCCGCGAAGAGGCGCTGCGCGCCGTCGAGGTGGGCATCGAGACGGCCCGAGACCTGGTCGCCGCCGGCAACAAGGCCCTGCTGACGGGCGAGATGGGCATCGCCAACACCACCGTGTCGGCCGCCCTCATCTCCATCTACACCGAGGCCGACCCGGGCGAGATCACCGGCCGCGGCACCGGCATCAACGACGAGATGCACGCCCGCAAGATCGACGTCGTGCGGCGCGCCCTGGAACTCCACCAGCCGGACCCCAAGGACCCGATCGGCGTCCTCGCGGCGGTCGGCGGGCTGGAGCACGCCGCGCTCGTCGGACTGATCCTGGGCGGCGCGTCGCTGCGCACCCCCGTGATCCTGGACGGTGTGAGCGCCGGAGCGGCCGCTCTCGTCGCCCGCGCCATCGCCCCGGAGGCGCTCGCCGCGTGCATCGCGGGCCACCGCAGCGCCGAGCCCGGCCATGTCGCGGCGCTCACCAAGCTGGGCCTGCGCCCCCTGGTCGACCTCGATCTGCGCCTCGGCGAGGGCACGGGCGCCCTGCTGGCCCTCCCGGTGGTGCAGAGCGCCGCCCGCGCCATGCACGAGGTGGCGACGTTCGACTCGGCCGGGGTCGCCGAGAAGAGCTGA